The genomic segment TCCATTGCCCATCTGACTACCTATTGTCGGCCCTAACACCACTCGCCTTTGCTCTTCCACCTCCGCCTTTCCgccttgacaagcttcaaCGGCTGCACATCTCCTTGACAAAAAATGGTCCAAACGTCAACCGTAGTGACGGCCACCGTCGCAACCGCCGCCACAGGCATCCTCGGTACGTTGCCGTCGTTTAAACGACTTACTCTGCATCACGATGCAGTCTCCCAAAACTAGCTATCCAGCAATCCCACCAGACTACTAACCATTGACTGCTTCGGCTATCTAGCGTACGCCCTCTACTTTGActaccgccgccgcagccatgCCGAGTTCCGCCGCGATTTAAGGAGAAACGAGCGCCGGCAGGTTCGCGCCGAAAAGGACGAGGCCGAGGCTTCGACACGCGCTCAGCGggatgccatcaaggccaaggttgatgaggccaaggaggagggaTTCCCcactggtgttgaagagCGCGAGGCCTACTTTAACGAGCAGGTTATGTCGGGAGAGATGCTGAGCTCGGATCGTAAGCTTCCCCCGCCGTTTTCCCTCTCGTCGTCGCTGATGCTAATAATGGGAATAGCTTCCAAGGCTGTCGAGTCCGCTCTTGCCTTCTACAAGGGCCTCAAGGTCTACCCTGCCCCTGGGGACCTGATCAAGATCTACGACAGCACCGTCCCCAAGGTATGCACACAGTTCAATTTCCCAACTTCTGACAAGACGAGAGCTAATTCCATCTTTGCAGCCTATATTAGACATCCTCGCCGAGATGATTGCATACGACTCCAGCCTGGACATTCGCTCCCGCCCCTCAGGTGGCATCAACCTCGGCGACATTCCCAACGTCGGCCTCGACTAAACCGAGCGTCTTGCTCGCTCCCTGTTCCCTGCCGGGACAGCGAACCCTAAAATGTAGAGAACTCACGACAACTCTACTCTGACCTAATGTTATAGCACATGTCAATCCTATTTTTAACTCCTCGCACCACCTTCCTGTGTCCGCCAAATGGAGGTGGGGGGATGTCAAAGCACAGAAACAATATCAAAAAGGGACTAAGAAAATCGGAGGCTATGCGACCTCCTTGTTGTACGATATATAAATTACGCTCTTCCATTTGCGCATAGAGCCTTGTGTAAACAGTTGTTGACGGTATCATGGTGCCGCTATGGGGGGTGGAAGGCGTCTGGGAAAGGCTGAGGTAGCGTTTTCCATTAAAGGATTATGATTTACAATTTGTTTGCGGATATTTGCGTGACGATTATTGATGTGCTAAATCGACATGTTTAATTGCCACTTCTTGACAAAAGCTTATCTGCCCTCCAAGAGCATGAGTTCCTTGCACTATCACGTATCCGTGATATTGTCAGTACATGCCTCCACGATTACATGTCAAGTCACAGAACAAGAGTATACCGAAACTGCATCTCAATTTGGCGATCAAACTACCAACTCTCCGGCGGTGGCGCCTCTCGAACAACAACATTCTCAATCTTCCTCCCCTTCCTATCCACACGATCATCCCTCGGATCAAATCCTCCATTCCCCCACAAAGCCCACTCAGGCGTTGGTTCACCCATATAATCCTCCGGCGTCCACTCGCCATCCGGGCCTCTCTCCTCAAGCAGTTCAAAGAAGCGCTTATAATCAATATGCGTATGCCACTTGCCATCGACGAGGAATCGCTCACTAGCCAGCAGGATACAACAACTGTGCGCATGTTCCGCCGCAATACCATACGGCAATCCCTTATCCTTGAGCTTCCTCTCCAGAGCTCTCACAAACTCGCACACTTCCCAGTAAAAAGGGACGTTGGACATGCTCAGACCTGCGTTGGAGGAAGTCGACGTACCGCAGTAGGTGACGCCCTTGACTTCCACGAAGCAGGGGAGTCCGCGCTCCACGAGCTGCGCATACCcttctgcctcgtcttctACGTTGAAGCCCTTGACGAGGGTGAGGCGGAAGACGGTGCGGTGGCGGAAGCGCTTCTCGCGGAGAATGTCGAGGCAGCGCTGGAAACGTTCCCAGAAGTCTCGGTGGAGGGGCCTGTCGATTTTGCGGAGGGAGTCTTTGTTAGAGGCGTCGATGGAGACGTACAGCTGGGTGACGGCCTTGAGGGCAGCGAGCTGGTCTGGGTGCTGGGCGTTGCAGACGAGGAAGGAGGAGATGCGTTCCGCGTGGAGCATGGCGAGGAATTCGTTGATATGAGGGTAGAAGATGGGCTCTCCGACTAGTGAGAGTGCGCAGTGGCGGATCTTGAGGGCTTCCGCGTATCGCTCTGCCCGTACACCCGGGACGCCACGCATCATCTTGATCTTTTTATAGTGGCCTTCTTTGACGCCTGCGAAAATCATGTCCGGGGGGTCGACCACCCATCGCCATGTAGTGCCAACGGGGTTGGTGCCGTGTCGCCAGCAGAAAACGCACTTGTTGGAGCAAGATAGAGAGGGAGTCGTCTCCATGCACTGATGGGAATTGATGCCGTATAGCGAGTATTTGTAGCAACTTCCTCGGCCGCGGAGAGCAGATTTTGTCCACCGACAGATTTTCACGCCCGAGTGTGAGCCGACGATTGTGTAGCCTTGCTTGGTCAGGGCTGCATATGTAGGTGAGTTTTTGGCCACCATTTCTTTGATAACAGGAGCAACTGGTGTTCGCTTCTTCGTAGATGAACCATACGATGTGAAATCAACGGCAAGTGGTGCTTTCTTCCCATTGGCAGCATTAGCAGTGCGGCCGCCGTTAGATGGTCGAATCATGCGTCCTAAATCCTCCACATCATCTAAGGGTCGGGAGGATTCCTTGTCATCGCTAGATGCATCATCCTCGAACAAGACCTCaccatcgtcttcctccgCTACGTCCTCTGCGTCACTCTCCATCGCATCGCCACTGCCGGTAACACCTTCCCCCAATGTTCCGGTTCGagcaacatggccaatgaCCTCCTGAACTCCCAGTGTCCATTCCTGGAATCGATCTGCATGATCACTCTTCATGTCACCCATGCCGACTGGGTACGCGCGTTTGCGACCTGTCAATTTGGACATCCATTTATCCACCTCCTTGGCCTGGAAGCAATAACCTTCTGCCTCGTCAGGCCAGCCTTCTCTGTCTCCGAATCCAAAAACAGAGTATCCAAGAAGAGGTGCTAACGGCGCCGTGTCGATTCTGAAATCATGATGCGTCTCTTCGAGGTGCTGCAGCAAGGTGTCGTTGATTGTGTCAATGTTGTAGCTGGGTATGAGGAATAAGTAGAACAGATAGGCGTTGTCGGCTGTCTTGGCAGGGCTAACGAAAAAGTCCTCGAAATCAATGTCCGCTAGGTCATGAAGTTCGGGTTTTAAAAATTGGCGCTCCGTCTCGCGAGAAAGCTGATCAACAGACCGTTCCAAGCTGCTCAGGTATTGCTGGGCAATCTTTTCCGTCTTGGTCGTAACCGATGAGAAGAACACCATAATCTTGATGGGCCGGCTCTTGTCATACtggtctttttcttctgtAGCTGGCTTCTTCGTTACGCCGCCCTTAATTCGTCTAGGTCCGTTCGATTTGGCAGTTGTCTTTTCGGAAACGTCAATGTCAGACTGCTTGCTCGTGCCGTCTGGGATAACTTTCGTCTCAAATTGTTTTGGAATGCTCTTGAGTGGTTCCGCGTCCTCAACATTGTGGATATAGAACCGAATCGCGACCAGTACGATCAGTGCACAAAAGATAATGGGCGTCCGATGGCCATGCCACAGTTCGACGATATCTTTTTCTAAAGTCAGTGGATGAGCCCCTAAGACCAGTCATAATGGTCGCCACTTACCGTCAAACTTCGTCCCGTGGTGCACACCAAAGACGCCCTGCAGAGGGTCCGTTTTCTCGCAAACCGCAGACATCTTGCCCATCAACAATTGCGATGATGCTGTCCCTTGGTGTGGTCAAGTTTCTGTCCCCTCCACTGATGACAAGAAATTTGGCGGGGAGAAGTTCCGCCACCGTGGTAGATGCTTATCGATAGCGTGTGGTGATTTGGAGGGCATCTGAATGGCTGAGGACGTCTGTGGGCACTCCACACCTTTGAGCACGCAAGTGTTCAATCATTCTTCTTGTCGCGCATGATGTAATGGCACAATGCGTAAAGCTGGTtggtattttttttttttctggtAATAAACAATTCATTTGCTATCTTCATGCAACTGAGTCGATCTGATTTCGAGGGTGAAAGTGGGAAACGGTCGGAAGCTAGCAAGACACCACAGACGTATTACTCAATGGAGATTTCAAGACCCCAGTCACAAGAATACTTCAAACGTTTAACTCCTCGCAACACATACATGCCACAGTAAGTGAGACGAAGTTGCAGTAACAGCATAATTAAAAAATTGAATTAAATCTACTCCACTAGCTAAAACATGTAAATTCTTGACTTAGCTCAAGTGTAGAAAACCGTGTAGTTGCATGGACATAATCATCTCTAGGGTATCTCTCGTCAAGTATAAGAAACACAAACTCACGACAGAAGCTTCGCAATATCCGCCATTCTCGTATCTTTCGCCgcctttccttttctctccttttcctGAAACGCCTTGGTAACAAGTTCtcgcttctccttctggATGTCCAACACCCTCTCCTCTACTGTACCTTCAACAATAAGACGCCAGATGGTGGTCTTTCTAGTCTGGCCGAGACGATGAACTCTGTCAATGGCCTGATCTTCAATGGCCGGTGCCCACCCTAACTTCTGTTAGCCGATTGACAAAACTCACAGTGAAGCGATACTTACAGCTGTCTGACAAAATCACAGTATCTGCAGATACAAGATTTAAACCTACGCTACAAACGGCCAAACTAGCCAACATGACCCGCGTATCGGGGTCGTTGTCCAGCGCTTGAATTGCGCGATCACGCTTATCCGTGTTCATACTACCGTCGATACGGCAGTATTTAATACCAGCGGCATCTAGTTGATTTTGAATAATGTTCAGGAAGGAGGTCCACTGCGAGAAAATGACCACCTTTGAGCCCTTATTCTTCATAGTTGCCCGAAGAATCTGCAACAGAGCTTCGGTCTTAGAACTTTGAGTTGTTATGTCAAAGTTTTCGTCGAAGGATCCCTCTGGTGATGGTTCCAGCAGACAGTCTTCCGAAAGTTTGTTCCTACACATCGGACACTTATGCTGAATCTGAATGGCCTTCGTGACGCAGGCTCGACAAAACACGTGCTTGCAGTTTGTTATGACTGGACCACTGGGGATGTCGAAGCAGATGGCGCAATCCTCTTGACTCTCCAAGTAGAGTCGAAGAGCTTCCTGAAGCAGGGCCGTATTCTTCTCGTTGAATGGTACGACGTCTTGGCCTTCGAACAACTTCATCAACTGGTTTATACGGTCTTTGCACAACGTCCAGTGATCACACCTAAAATTTGGGTTTAGCTCAAAAGTCTTTCAATCAAAGGAGTAGACGCACGTTTGTCGTAGGCGCAAAAGCCGCTCCAGGACACCCTGGAATTGACCTTTCTGCCCAGCCGCCTTGGCCTGAAATTCTTGGAGGGCACCACGGGCTTCCGTACTAATCATGATGTCAGCTTTCTGCCGGCCTTGTTGAGTGAATGTAACTTACAGCAATGCGTCatattttttcttttcttccgGGTGGAAAGTGATCCGATGTAGATATTGCTTCTTCTCAGGCAGTTTCAGATCAACAAATTTCATATCCTTCTTGCGTCGGAGGCAAATATCCTGCATGAGTGCCTGCAGAATGATTTCCGCGCTGGCGTCGCCAGCGGCCAATTTTCTTGTTATCCGAGTATTGAAAATCTCTGGGTGCTCGATACCCCCGGTGATGTGCAGAAACTTGACCAACGAATGCAAGTCCTTGACGGAGTTGGTGCTAAAGCTAAGATTAGCGGATTTGAATCGGCCGAATTGCCATAGTACTTACATCGGAGTACCGGTTAACACCCATCGTGACTTGGCGTTGAGAGCACACGCTGCCAATGCGACCTTTGTCCTGGCATTGCGGATAACATGGCCTTCGTCAAGAACCACACGCCTCCACTGTATATTCTGTGCCAGCAAAACTTGCGGAACGTTGGAATCCCTTTCACGAGCTAACTTGCCGTAGCTTGTGATGACCACGTCATATTTCATGAGTTCTTTGGCTGTCATTTTCTTATCACCATGATATATGAACACGCTTGGTGCGCATTCCGGCTTGACGTGTCGCTCGATCTGGTGCCTCCAGTTGCTCATCACACTCACAGGCGCGACTATCAATGTGGTACCAGGACCTCCCGTTAGAATTAGGCTGATGATCTGAAGAGTCTTACCGAGACCCATATCGTCTGCCAAAATGCCACCCGAGAAGAGCTCAGGGGCACTTGTGCTCACGAAGTCTGTAACAGCATTCCAGTAATACCCTCGATTGTCTTGCTTCCAAAGTTGAACAAGATTTCCAGCTTCCTTTGTTGGTAACACTGGGTTCTCTTTCGAAATCATCCACGCGAGGCCCTAATTCCAAGTTAGTGAAGAACAGGCCCAAGAATCGTAGGAACATACTTGTAACTGGTATGGAAGTAGGATCGCACTCAGGCCGTCAGGTTGTTCACATGTC from the Pochonia chlamydosporia 170 chromosome 6, whole genome shotgun sequence genome contains:
- a CDS encoding protein import receptor MAS20-related protein (similar to Metarhizium robertsii ARSEF 23 XP_007821253.1); translation: MVQTSTVVTATVATAATGILAYALYFDYRRRSHAEFRRDLRRNERRQVRAEKDEAEASTRAQRDAIKAKVDEAKEEGFPTGVEEREAYFNEQVMSGEMLSSDPSKAVESALAFYKGLKVYPAPGDLIKIYDSTVPKPILDILAEMIAYDSSLDIRSRPSGGINLGDIPNVGLD
- a CDS encoding flavodoxin and radical SAM domain-containing protein (similar to Coccidioides immitis RS XP_001240193.1) produces the protein MSAVCEKTDPLQGVFGVHHGTKFDDIVELWHGHRTPIIFCALIVLVAIRFYIHNVEDAEPLKSIPKQFETKVIPDGTSKQSDIDVSEKTTAKSNGPRRIKGGVTKKPATEEKDQYDKSRPIKIMVFFSSVTTKTEKIAQQYLSSLERSVDQLSRETERQFLKPELHDLADIDFEDFFVSPAKTADNAYLFYLFLIPSYNIDTINDTLLQHLEETHHDFRIDTAPLAPLLGYSVFGFGDREGWPDEAEGYCFQAKEVDKWMSKLTGRKRAYPVGMGDMKSDHADRFQEWTLGVQEVIGHVARTGTLGEGVTGSGDAMESDAEDVAEEDDGEVLFEDDASSDDKESSRPLDDVEDLGRMIRPSNGGRTANAANGKKAPLAVDFTSYGSSTKKRTPVAPVIKEMVAKNSPTYAALTKQGYTIVGSHSGVKICRWTKSALRGRGSCYKYSLYGINSHQCMETTPSLSCSNKCVFCWRHGTNPVGTTWRWVVDPPDMIFAGVKEGHYKKIKMMRGVPGVRAERYAEALKIRHCALSLVGEPIFYPHINEFLAMLHAERISSFLVCNAQHPDQLAALKAVTQLYVSIDASNKDSLRKIDRPLHRDFWERFQRCLDILREKRFRHRTVFRLTLVKGFNVEDEAEGYAQLVERGLPCFVEVKGVTYCGTSTSSNAGLSMSNVPFYWEVCEFVRALERKLKDKGLPYGIAAEHAHSCCILLASERFLVDGKWHTHIDYKRFFELLEERGPDGEWTPEDYMGEPTPEWALWGNGGFDPRDDRVDRKGRKIENVVVREAPPPESW
- a CDS encoding SNF2 family helicase (similar to Neosartorya fischeri NRRL 181 XP_001265978.1), encoding MPGSKKRGHDVIDLTSDRSVPQKKRRSPASATYSTGIGGTSVYYSSQNGSPRGLAPGSQNGLSSLSSSQPLTSSQTASYENEVLDLTQDDDGPARELYGTFDTKIVGIQYYRGHASTGEIVLCRREPGNQYDRNAIRMDNVMYRQIGHLPRKVVEKVAPYVDVGDVTLEAQLTGPKGGYDCPVRLFFYGPSNPAERSRIEERLKADKLVKATELKRTKREAEAQRTVMGLKAGGTTHGMGTAGADEPELSLEDILKKSSSVEFRNGTDAIKTFSMDEKYLSEMPTCEQPDGLSAILLPYQLQGLAWMISKENPVLPTKEAGNLVQLWKQDNRGYYWNAVTDFVSTSAPELFSGGILADDMGLGKTLQIISLILTGGPGTTLIVAPVSVMSNWRHQIERHVKPECAPSVFIYHGDKKMTAKELMKYDVVITSYGKLARERDSNVPQVLLAQNIQWRRVVLDEGHVIRNARTKVALAACALNAKSRWVLTGTPITNSVKDLHSLVKFLHITGGIEHPEIFNTRITRKLAAGDASAEIILQALMQDICLRRKKDMKFVDLKLPEKKQYLHRITFHPEEKKKYDALLTEARGALQEFQAKAAGQKGQFQGVLERLLRLRQTCDHWTLCKDRINQLMKLFEGQDVVPFNEKNTALLQEALRLYLESQEDCAICFDIPSGPVITNCKHVFCRACVTKAIQIQHKCPMCRNKLSEDCLLEPSPEGSFDENFDITTQSSKTEALLQILRATMKNKGSKVVIFSQWTSFLNIIQNQLDAAGIKYCRIDGSMNTDKRDRAIQALDNDPDTRVMLASLAVCSVGLNLVSADTVILSDSWWAPAIEDQAIDRVHRLGQTRKTTIWRLIVEGTVEERVLDIQKEKRELVTKAFQEKERKGKAAKDTRMADIAKLLS